Proteins encoded within one genomic window of Gigantopelta aegis isolate Gae_Host chromosome 2, Gae_host_genome, whole genome shotgun sequence:
- the LOC121386864 gene encoding neuronal acetylcholine receptor subunit alpha-5-like: protein MPTTTSVFLVLCFVSGFTSGFRAGTEQRLYEYLFDDYNFDSRPVNNASNVVVINFGLALNQLLDLDEKNQVLTTAVWVYEEWQDENLIWSPDEYDDLDTLMVPATQVWIPDIFLFNKAGTNDDGFVNVTGSKIVITNNGTVKWMIPIMMKSSCAVDVTFFPYDQQKCYLRFGSWIYDITQLDMALKPEEPDLSHYLQNSEYDLKLTRLSKTIANSSCCPGNGKHAMIDFHIHVKRKSIYYDYIVIAPTIMLCILTLVTFLLPCHKGEKISIGLTVFLTLYVLQLLIAENVPDTNATPILGVFLFMVMTFNSVSLIMSTFVMNIKKRGDEKQCPDVPHWMLWLCHVVIGRIVMTKYAWEESTSYYVEDLPVDQVPRSSKHQGAQSNPTRTTPASNGNDKDRDTDDASCTTELLPFRGNEACSSQNPYHDRLDFPGEKNKATNSSAAPRSQNQVVQRSLSRTRNAVDRNPESRYSVSSMCFHSLQMKRQWFYIAEVVDKFSFLIYLISMTISVTMILIVIPIYGQEKMD, encoded by the exons ATGCCAACAACGACTTCAGTTTTCCTGGTTTTGTGCTTTGTATCTGGTTTTACATCAG GTTTCAGGGCTGGTACCGAGCAGCGCTTGTACGAATACTTGTTTGACGACTACAACTTCGACTCCAGACCCGTGAACAATGCCAGCAATGTTGTCGTTATAAACTTTGGCCTGGCGTTGAATCAACTGTTGGATTTG GATGAAAAGAATCAAGTTTTGACAACTGCTGTTTGGGTGTACGAG gAATGGCAGGATGAAAACCTGATTTGGTCCCCGGATGAATACGACGATCTGGACACACTCATGGTGCCGGCTACTCAAGTCTGGATTCCAGACATCTTCCTCTTTAACAA GGCTGGCACCAATGATGACGGTTTCGTCAACGTCACGGGGAGCAAGATCGTCATCACCAACAACGGGACGGTCAAATGGATGATCCCGATCATGATGAAGAGTTCGTGCGCCGTCGACGTGACGTTCTTCCCGTACGACCAGCAGAAGTGCTACCTTCGGTTCGGCTCCTGGATCTACGACATCACCCAGCTGGACATGGCGTTGAAACCGGAGGAGCCCGACTTGAGTCATTACCTGCAGAACAGCGAGTACGACCTCAAGCTGACTCGCCTGTCCAAGACGATCGCCAACAGCAGCTGTTGTCCCGGCAACGGCAAACACGCGATGATAGACTTCCACATCCACGTGAAGAGGAAGTCTATATATTATGACTACATCGTCATTGCGCCCACCATCATGCTCTGCATCTTGACCCTGGTGACGTTTCTGCTTCCGTGTCACAAGGGGGAGAAGATCTCCATCGGTTTGACCGTGTTTCTCACCCTCTATGTCCTGCAGCTGCTGATAGCGGAGAACGTCCCAGATACAAACGCTACTCCTATTCTAg GAGTTTTTCTTTTCATGGTTATGACCTTTAACAGTGTGTCCTTGATCATGTCCACGTTTGTGATGAACATCAAGAAGAGAGGCGACGAGAAACAGTGCCCGGATGTTCCGCACTGGATGCTCTGGCTTTGCCACGTGGTCATTGGCAGGATCGTCATGACGAAATACGCGTGGGAAGAATCCACCAGTTACTACGTGGAAGACTTGCCGGTTGACCAGGTACCCCGTTCATCTAAACACCAGGGGGCGCAGAGCAACCCTACTCGCACCACTCCCGCTTCAAACGGTAACGACAAAGACAGAGACACCGATGATGCTTCGTGCACAACAGAGTTACTCCCCTTCCGTGGAAATGAAGCCTGCTCCAGCCAGAATCCGTATCATGACCGTTTAGACTTTCCTGGAGAAAAGAACAAAGCGACCAACAGCAGCGCTGCTCCACGAAGTCAGAACCAGGTAGTACAGAGGTCTCTGTCGAGAACCAGGAATGCTGTTGACAGAAACCCCGAATCCAGATACAGCGTTTCGAGCATGTGTTTCCACTCACTACAGATGAAGCGACAGTGGTTCTACATTGCTGAAGTGGTCGACAAGTTCTCCTTCCTGATCTATCTCATTTCCATGACGATATCGGTGACGATGATCCTCATAGTGATACCTATCTATGGTCAGGAGAAAATGGACTAA
- the LOC121378903 gene encoding uncharacterized protein LOC121378903 translates to MSEEKSNNDVATEQPQEENGLKYDFTDTDALIKELETVELTEEDTEDLLIEAYRMNMMLKEVLRAQEAQKKKKKKSNSDSGQPAQCPRNANRSHRRSPGSTLPPIHRAETTLVGRSQTKQTESGSRAPTRSNSKSKMAASPSRKATRSAADRPVWDDRFSFS, encoded by the exons aTGAGTGAAGAAAAAAGTAACAATGACGTTGCTACGGAACAGCCACAGG AAGAAAATGGGTTGAAGTATGATTTCACAGACACTGATGCTCTTATTAAAGAGCTTGAGACGGTGGAACTTACGGAAGAAGACACCGAGGATCTGCTGATTGAGGCATACAGGATGAATATGATGTTGAAGGAGGTGCTCCGGGCACAGGAGgcacagaagaagaagaaaaagaagagcaACAGCGACTCGGGTCAGCCCGCGCAGTGTCCGAGGAACGCAAACCGCAGTCACCGCCGGTCTCCAGGGTCCACGCTGCCACCCATTCATCGGGCAGAGACTACGTTAGTGGGTAGAAGTCAAACCAAACAGACAGAGTCAGGCAGCAGG GCACCAACGCGATCCAACTCGAAATCTAAGATGGCTGCCAGTCCATCGCGAAAAGCCACAAGGAGTGCTGCTGACCGCCCGGTCTGGGATGACCGATTTTCGTTTTCTTAA